In Gammaproteobacteria bacterium, one genomic interval encodes:
- a CDS encoding sigma-70 family RNA polymerase sigma factor, which produces MNRGKAATAGASPASGPAILERIADGDPLAMTELVDQYGDLVWSLARRYFGASPIAQESVQEAFLSLWSSAGRFRPDRGSELTFVLTVARRRIVDQVRHEARFSGGVPLVGDEVDQNSSDQARLDAQLEMMRVEPLLRELSGNEREILSLSLYEGYSHSEIAKRLNMPLGTVKTRIRRSLIRLRAALKVQRGEAENDAG; this is translated from the coding sequence GTGAACAGAGGCAAGGCGGCAACGGCCGGCGCTTCGCCTGCGTCCGGCCCCGCAATACTCGAGCGGATTGCCGACGGCGACCCGCTCGCCATGACCGAACTCGTCGACCAGTACGGCGACCTGGTGTGGTCGCTGGCGCGGCGCTATTTCGGCGCTTCCCCGATCGCCCAGGAGTCGGTGCAGGAAGCCTTCCTTTCGCTCTGGTCCAGCGCCGGGCGGTTCCGCCCCGATCGCGGCAGCGAACTGACCTTCGTGCTCACGGTCGCGCGCCGGCGGATCGTGGACCAGGTCCGGCACGAGGCCCGTTTTTCCGGCGGCGTGCCGCTGGTGGGCGACGAGGTGGATCAGAACAGCAGCGACCAGGCCCGGCTCGACGCACAGCTCGAAATGATGCGGGTCGAACCGCTGCTGCGCGAGCTGTCCGGGAACGAAAGGGAAATCCTTTCGCTGTCCCTTTACGAAGGATATTCACATAGCGAGATCGCGAAGCGCCTGAATATGCCCTTGGGAACCGTCAAGACGCGTATCCGCCGCAGCCTTATCCGGCTGCGGGCGGCGCTCAAGGTGCAGCGCGGGGAGGCCGAAAATGACGCCGGCTGA
- a CDS encoding anti-sigma factor: MTPADRIRELLAAEAAGERLDDAEFGELRQLLADMPAADRMRERDAMHEAAALGQAAFLAQDREAWRPMPGDLRERLLGMARARAVDNPPRATRANWPARWGWSAATAMVIVWIVSTVLLPRQPTVPDSVSVQSAPDVVRLPWRSDTSGYEEVRGEIVWSDTLQAGEMRFAGLPPNDPESQHYQLWIVVPDRYAHPVDGGVFDASADGDIVVPVDAKLNVVEPVAFAVTLEQRGGVVVSEGPLLLVAAEGPRPGQPL, encoded by the coding sequence ATGACGCCGGCTGACAGAATCCGCGAATTGCTCGCGGCCGAGGCCGCCGGGGAGCGGCTCGACGACGCGGAGTTCGGCGAGTTGCGGCAATTGCTGGCCGACATGCCGGCCGCCGACCGTATGCGCGAACGCGACGCCATGCACGAGGCCGCGGCCCTGGGGCAGGCCGCGTTCCTGGCGCAGGACCGCGAGGCGTGGCGGCCGATGCCCGGGGATTTGCGCGAACGCCTGCTGGGCATGGCCCGCGCCCGCGCGGTGGACAACCCACCGCGCGCAACCCGGGCCAACTGGCCGGCCCGCTGGGGATGGAGCGCGGCCACGGCCATGGTGATCGTCTGGATCGTCAGCACCGTGCTGCTGCCGCGCCAGCCAACCGTCCCGGACAGCGTTTCGGTGCAGTCGGCCCCGGACGTCGTCAGGCTGCCATGGCGCTCGGACACCAGCGGTTACGAGGAGGTGCGTGGAGAAATCGTATGGAGCGATACGCTGCAGGCCGGCGAGATGCGATTCGCCGGGCTGCCGCCGAACGATCCCGAATCGCAGCATTACCAGTTGTGGATCGTGGTCCCGGACCGCTATGCGCATCCGGTGGACGGCGGCGTATTTGACGCTTCCGCCGATGGCGATATCGTTGTCCCCGTGGACGCAAAGCTGAACGTGGTTGAGCCGGTGGCCTTCGCCGTGACGCTGGAACAGCGCGGCGGCGTGGTGGTGTCCGAAGGGCCGCTGTTGCTGGTGGCCGCCGAAGGTCCGCGCCCGGGACAACCCCTTTGA